GCGCGGTCTCACGAATAACGAATGGCACATCACGCGGCGCCGCCAGCTGTTCAAAATCTTCAGCCAACATTCTTTGTAGCGCCTGCAGCGTGGTCAGCGCTTCGCCGTTCTCGCGGATACCGCCCAGCCAGTTCTCTTTTGGCGTGTAGTCTTCCAGCCAGGTATAAGGCGAGGCGATCACCAGTAGCCCGCCTGAGGCGATCATTGGCGTAACATCCTGCAAAAAGCGCGCGGGCTGGCGCAGGCGATCGATCAGGTTAGCCGCCAGCACCAGATCATAGAGATCCATCTGCGGTTTCAGATTACAGGCGTCGCCCTGTAAAAAGCTGATGCGCCGCGCTTGCTCCACATTCAGATCGAGTGCTTTCAGGCTGACCTGACGGTACTCCACCAAATCGCCCTCTTCCGGCACCACATAACGAAACTCATCGCCGCTGGTTAGCTGCAACGCGACATCAATAAAGCGCGCCGAGTAATCCATGCCGACAACCCGATCGAAATGGCGAGCAAGCTCAAAACTGGCCCGACCGGTGGCGCAGCCAATGTCGAGGGCGCGGCCGCGTTTTTTGCTGTGTTGTAAGGCAATATCTACCAGCGCGGTGGCATAGTTGTCGACGCCGAAGTAGCCCGGACCATACTGAAAATCGAGATACTGCGACACCATGCTGTCGGTTTCATACGGATTAAGCTTTGCCGCTTCTTTATGCTGCGAAACGACGTATCGGAAGCCCGCATGCTGAAAGAAGTGGCGGCGGAATGCGTAGCGCGCGGATTTCAGGGCTTCATTACCGGTGGAAATCCAGCTGCCGCCTTTGATGATGTTGTGCTGACCATCAAAGGTCGGCGTGGAAAAATCATCATAGAGCGGATGAACACGAAAGCCCTCAAAGCCGCTGATGGGCGTTGTGGTCCACTGCCAGACATTTCCGATCACATCGTACAGTTCACCCTGCTGAAAACGGTCAACCGCACAGGATGAAGCCCAGTATTCCAGATTGATATTGCCTGGTGCCCGTGACCAGTTGGTCTGATCGCTGTCGAGGCTGTCGCGAAGAAAAGTCCATTCTGCTTCGCTCGGCAACTGCACCGGCTCACCGGTCACTTCAGCTTTCCAGCGGCAGAAAGCGGCGGCTTCCAGTTGATTTACCTCGGCAGGCCAGTCCCACGGCATTGTGACCTCTTCGGTCAGCAGGCGTAAACGCAGCGCGTCAGGATGGGCGATATCACCGACCCAAAATGTTGGCTTGTCGGCTTTAGCGAACTGACACCAGCGCCAGCCTTCGCCATCCCACCACGTTTCATTTTGATAGCCGCCAGCGGTAACAAACTCAAAAAACTCAGCGTTGCTGACCAGCATTTTACTGGCACTGAAGGGCGCGACGTCGCTGTGC
The sequence above is drawn from the Duffyella gerundensis genome and encodes:
- the ovoA gene encoding 5-histidylcysteine sulfoxide synthase, coding for MTSLQHHSDNALPAPTRTLLLSGTDPEQKRQQLLDYFTQTWTLYESLFDCLADEQAYFNKAISLRHPLIFYYGHTATFYINKLMAGRYIDQRIDDRIEAIMAIGVDEMSWDDLNDSHYSWPSVAEVRDYRNKVFALVSEVIRTLPLTLPIDWQSPAWVILMGIEHERIHLETSSVLIRQLPIDWVKPQSHWPACPQARHQREAVPHNSLVAQAGGRVSQGKTDDTYGWDNEYGTLHSDVAPFSASKMLVSNAEFFEFVTAGGYQNETWWDGEGWRWCQFAKADKPTFWVGDIAHPDALRLRLLTEEVTMPWDWPAEVNQLEAAAFCRWKAEVTGEPVQLPSEAEWTFLRDSLDSDQTNWSRAPGNINLEYWASSCAVDRFQQGELYDVIGNVWQWTTTPISGFEGFRVHPLYDDFSTPTFDGQHNIIKGGSWISTGNEALKSARYAFRRHFFQHAGFRYVVSQHKEAAKLNPYETDSMVSQYLDFQYGPGYFGVDNYATALVDIALQHSKKRGRALDIGCATGRASFELARHFDRVVGMDYSARFIDVALQLTSGDEFRYVVPEEGDLVEYRQVSLKALDLNVEQARRISFLQGDACNLKPQMDLYDLVLAANLIDRLRQPARFLQDVTPMIASGGLLVIASPYTWLEDYTPKENWLGGIRENGEALTTLQALQRMLAEDFEQLAAPRDVPFVIRETARKFQHSVAQVTLWRKR